Proteins encoded together in one Ipomoea triloba cultivar NCNSP0323 chromosome 4, ASM357664v1 window:
- the LOC116015557 gene encoding uncharacterized protein LOC116015557 isoform X1: protein MWTICRIYVPPKAFICVICSEERGKGSTVTATVPMFPNATRQHRQNRGRVQGNIPAQYSAHMQPTQSVALGKESVNQQRLLLWPFQMDLVLKDQKIKLSSLLVGASPEQQKQILGERLYPLVSECKSIEAVGLRDHLSALAESLSKARIMIYPPMPKTAKLGEVLSGHFEAHGRLILQSNY from the exons ATGTGGACAATCTGCAGGATTTATGTTCCACCGAAAGCCTTTATATGTGTCATTTGCTCAGAGGAAAGAGGAAAGGGAAGCACAGTTACAGCTACAGTTCCTATG tTTCCCAATGCTACTAGACAACATAGACAGAACAGGGGAAGGGTGCAGGGAAATATCCCTGCTCAATATTCAGCGCACATGCAGCCAACTCAATCAGTGGCTTTAGGGAAAGAATCTGTCAACCAGCAG CGTCTACTGCTGTGGCCATTCCAGATGGATCTGGTGCTGAAGGACCAGAAAATAAAGTTGAGTAGTTTGCTTGTTGGAGCTTCTCCTGAGCAGCAGAAACAAATACTTGGAGAACGCCTTTATCCACTTGTCAGTGAATGCAAG AGTATTGAAGCAGTCGGTCTTCGGGATCACTTATCTGCTCTAGCAGAATCTCTAAGCAAAGCAAGGATAATGATCTACCCACCTATGCCAAAAACTGCTAAACTTGGGGAGGTGCTATCAG GACATTTTGAAGCGCATGGTCGTCTTATTTTACAAAGCAACTATTGA
- the LOC116015557 gene encoding uncharacterized protein LOC116015557 isoform X2 translates to MDLCSTESLYMCHLLRGKRKGKHSYSYSSYAHMQPTQSVALGKESVNQQRLLLWPFQMDLVLKDQKIKLSSLLVGASPEQQKQILGERLYPLVSECKSIEAVGLRDHLSALAESLSKARIMIYPPMPKTAKLGEVLSGHFEAHGRLILQSNY, encoded by the exons GATTTATGTTCCACCGAAAGCCTTTATATGTGTCATTTGCTCAGAGGAAAGAGGAAAGGGAAGCACAGTTACAGCTACAGTTCCTATG CGCACATGCAGCCAACTCAATCAGTGGCTTTAGGGAAAGAATCTGTCAACCAGCAG CGTCTACTGCTGTGGCCATTCCAGATGGATCTGGTGCTGAAGGACCAGAAAATAAAGTTGAGTAGTTTGCTTGTTGGAGCTTCTCCTGAGCAGCAGAAACAAATACTTGGAGAACGCCTTTATCCACTTGTCAGTGAATGCAAG AGTATTGAAGCAGTCGGTCTTCGGGATCACTTATCTGCTCTAGCAGAATCTCTAAGCAAAGCAAGGATAATGATCTACCCACCTATGCCAAAAACTGCTAAACTTGGGGAGGTGCTATCAG GACATTTTGAAGCGCATGGTCGTCTTATTTTACAAAGCAACTATTGA